The genomic DNA AAACTCAACGGGAATGGTGCGCATGAGCGAACAAGGAACCGCCGCGGATTCTGCTGCCGACGACAGGTTGGCGTGGTTGCGAAAATCGGCCGCGGAAGGTCAGTCCGGCGCGGTGGATTCGGCGTGGAGCTGGATCGTCGAGCTCTCCACGTTGGCCGACAACGACGCTGACTCGGCCGAAGCGCAGCTCAACGATCTTTTCCGGCTGGGTACGCCACCCGTCGATCTGGACGGTCCGACCGAGGGCATCCTGGTCATGACGACCACCAACCCCGCGCTGGACACCGTGACGCGGGCCGTCACCGCCCTGTGGATGCCCTGGCAGGGCAAACGCTTCGACTCGGATAGCGGGACCGGGGACAACCGGCTGACGCGCAGCACCGGTCTCGTCGGCAAACTGCTGTGGCCGCTGTACTCGATGCGTGACGCCGAATCGGGCAAACTCGCCTTCGATTTCGACACATACGTCGAAGCCGGCAAGGACGACCCCGACCGCCAGGTCATGGTCATCGACTACGCCAACGTGGAATCCAATCCCCGGCTGGTGATCCGCAGCATCCGCGATGAGCTGGTGGAGCTGGTGCCCGGTGTCTACCTCGGCAAGATCCTGTTCAACACCGGCTCCGACCGGTACAGCAAGATTGGATATTTCGCGCTGCGCACGCCTCGCTGACGGACCTCAGATCACCGACCACTACCGACCAAACTTCGAAAAGGAAACGGCTACACCATGATTCCGTCCCAGTGGCACGAGTACCCCTCCCTCCTTCTGCAGCTGAACGCGCTGGCGAAGACGCGCGACGAACTGCGCGAGCACAACCTCTACGAGGCTTACGGCATGCGGCCGTCGGACGACCTGGGCCAGCCCACCGATGAGGTGCGCCGCGCCCGCCAGCCTGATGGCACCTGGAACGACCTCGAAGATCCGCACATGGGCGCCAAGGGCACCGGCTTCGGGCGCAATGTGCCGCTGTCGATGACCGTCACCGACGTCAAGCGACTGCTCAAGCCGGACCCACGGGTGATCAGTCGCAAGCTCATGGCCCGCGACGACTTCAAGCCCGCCGGCATCATCAACGCACTGGCCGCGGCCTGGCTGCAGTTCGAGAACCACAACTGGTTCTTCCACGGCGACGGTGTGCCCGACAAGACCATCGACATCCCGCTGAGTCCCGACGATCAGTTCCCCGAGAACCCGATGAAGATCCGGTGCACCATCCCGCTGCGCGGTGAGATCGCCGACGGTTGCCCCGCACCGGTTTTCGCCAACGCAGAGACACACTGGTGGGACGGCTCGCAGGTCTACGGCAGTGGCAAGGAGCGCCAGTCGCAGGTCCGCACCTTCGTCGACGGCAAGGTGAAGGTCGACCCGAACGGCCGCCTGCCGGAGAGCGACATCAAGGGTATCGACCTGACCGGCATGCAGGAGAACTACTGGGTCGGCACTGGCCTGCTGCACACCATGTTCGCGCGCGAACACAACGCCGTCTGCGACGCGCTGAAGAAGGCCTACCCGAGCTTCGATGATCAGCGCCTCTTCGAGGTCGGCGTGCTGGTCGTCTCGGCGCTCATCGCCAAGATTCACACCGTGGAGTGGACGCCCTGCGTGCTGCGGCACCCGGCGCTGCAGATCGGCATGAACGCGAATTGGTATGGCGCACTGGGGGAGACATTCCAGGAGAAGTTCGGCCGGATCAGCGACAACGAGGCGATTTCGGGCATCATCGGTTCGCCGACCGATCACCACGCCGCGCCGTTCTCACTGACCGAGGAGTTCGTCTCGGTCTACCGCATGCACCCGCTGATCCCCGATGACTGGAACTTCTTCTCGCTGGAGTCCGGCGAGCACCTGATCAAGGCGGACTTTACCCAGTTGCAGGGCGCCCACACGCGCGGCTTCATGGACAAGATCCAGATGGGCGACATGTGGTACTCGTTCGGCCTGGCCAGTGCCGGCGCCGTGTGCCTGCACAACTACCCGAACGCGCTGCGCAACCTCACCCGTGTCGACGGCCAGGTCACCGACCTCGCAACCCTCGACATCGTTCGCGACCGCGAGCGAGGTGTGCCGCGCTACAACGACTTCCGTGAAGCCCTGCGGATGCCGCGGCGCAAGACCATCGACGACATCACCCCGAACAAGCAGTGGGCGCGGGAGATCAATGAGGTCTACAACGGCGACGTGGACGCCGTCGACCTGCAGATCGGCATGCAGGCCGAGCAGCCTCCGAAGGGATTCGGCTTCTCGGACACCGCTTTCCGCATCTTCATCCTGATGGCGTCCCGCCGGCTCAAGAGCGACCGGTTCTTCACCAACGACTTCAAGCCGGAGGTGTACACCCAGGTCGGATTCGACTGGGTCAACAACAACACGATGAAGGACGTCATGCTGCGGCACTACCCGGAGTTGGAGCCGGTGATCGGAGACGTCGAGCGGGTGTTCGCGCCGTGGCCGAAGCTGGGCGCACCGGTGCCGGGGAAGAAGAACCCGGTGGTGCAGCTGGCCGACTCGGTCCGCGCCTACCTGCCCTGGGGCTGACGAACGATGGCCGAGGATTTCCCGCACGCATCGATCGTCGAAGGCGTTCGGTTCACCGCCCAGATCGGTGTACCGAATGTCCTTCTGGGACTGTTCAACAAGCGAGAGTTGCCCACCCGCATCGCATCTGGGCTGAGTTCGGACTACCTGGGCTACCAGTTGGTCGAAGGCATGGTGCGCAGCTACGGGCCCAGCCCGTTCTACGTCCGGGTCGTCGCCGACGAGGCGCTGTTGGTGCACCATCCCGACGATCTGGAGTTCGTGTTGGGCGGGTCACCCGACCCGTTCGCGTCGGATCCGAAACCCAAACGCGAGGGCATGGCGGCGTTCCAGCCGGACGCGCTGACCATCTCACGCGGGCAGCCCTGGGAGGATCGCCGGCGGTTCGCCGAAGCAGTGCTGGACACCGGCCACCCAGTGCACCGGTTGGCACAGGCATTCGTCGAGAAGGTCGCGCAGACGGTGGCGGGCCTCGGTGCGGGGGCCTTGAAATGGTCGGACTGGAACGCCGCGTTCCAGCGGTTGACCCGCTGCGTGGTTTTCGGGGACAAGGCTGCGGATGACGCCCGGCTCACCTCACAGCTCAGCGAACTGATGTCGGCGGGCAACGGAATGCCCGGCGAGCCGGCGCCCGGCTACCCGGATTTCGTCTCCCACATCGAATCCTACCTGAAGGAACCGGAGCCGGGCAGTCTGGCGGCGCTCATCGCGGAAACCACCCCGCCGGAGACCGCCAGCCCCGCAAGCCAGGTTATCCACTGGCTGTTCGCGATGGGGGACACGCTGGCGGCCAATGCTTTCCGCACGTTGGCGGTGCTGTCCACGCATTCGGAGAACCTGACTGAGGTCCGGGCGGAAATGGCCGCGGCCGACATCAATTCGGGGCAGGGCATCGCGTCGCTGAAGTATCTCGGCGGGTGCCTGCTCGACACCATGCGGCTGTGGCCGACGACGGGGTTGTTCGGCCGCGTCGCGACCCGGGACATCGAATTTCCCTGTGGTGCGGTGCTGCCCGAAGGCAAGCAGGTCCTCATCTACAACGTGTTCAACCACCGGAACCGCGACCGGATCCCTTACGCCGACCGGTTCTCGCCGGGTGAGTGGGTCAGCGGGGACGCTGGTAGCGACTGGTCGTACAACTTCTTCAGCCACGGCCCGCAGGGCTGCCCGGGCGCCGGCCTGTCGGTGTTCCTCGGGCAGGCCTTCCTGGCGCACGTGTTGAACGGATCCACTCCGGTGCTGCGCGGGGCTACGCTGAACCCGCAGAAGTCACTGCCGCACAGTA from Mycolicibacterium phocaicum includes the following:
- a CDS encoding peroxidase family protein, translating into MIPSQWHEYPSLLLQLNALAKTRDELREHNLYEAYGMRPSDDLGQPTDEVRRARQPDGTWNDLEDPHMGAKGTGFGRNVPLSMTVTDVKRLLKPDPRVISRKLMARDDFKPAGIINALAAAWLQFENHNWFFHGDGVPDKTIDIPLSPDDQFPENPMKIRCTIPLRGEIADGCPAPVFANAETHWWDGSQVYGSGKERQSQVRTFVDGKVKVDPNGRLPESDIKGIDLTGMQENYWVGTGLLHTMFAREHNAVCDALKKAYPSFDDQRLFEVGVLVVSALIAKIHTVEWTPCVLRHPALQIGMNANWYGALGETFQEKFGRISDNEAISGIIGSPTDHHAAPFSLTEEFVSVYRMHPLIPDDWNFFSLESGEHLIKADFTQLQGAHTRGFMDKIQMGDMWYSFGLASAGAVCLHNYPNALRNLTRVDGQVTDLATLDIVRDRERGVPRYNDFREALRMPRRKTIDDITPNKQWAREINEVYNGDVDAVDLQIGMQAEQPPKGFGFSDTAFRIFILMASRRLKSDRFFTNDFKPEVYTQVGFDWVNNNTMKDVMLRHYPELEPVIGDVERVFAPWPKLGAPVPGKKNPVVQLADSVRAYLPWG
- a CDS encoding cytochrome P450 gives rise to the protein MAEDFPHASIVEGVRFTAQIGVPNVLLGLFNKRELPTRIASGLSSDYLGYQLVEGMVRSYGPSPFYVRVVADEALLVHHPDDLEFVLGGSPDPFASDPKPKREGMAAFQPDALTISRGQPWEDRRRFAEAVLDTGHPVHRLAQAFVEKVAQTVAGLGAGALKWSDWNAAFQRLTRCVVFGDKAADDARLTSQLSELMSAGNGMPGEPAPGYPDFVSHIESYLKEPEPGSLAALIAETTPPETASPASQVIHWLFAMGDTLAANAFRTLAVLSTHSENLTEVRAEMAAADINSGQGIASLKYLGGCLLDTMRLWPTTGLFGRVATRDIEFPCGAVLPEGKQVLIYNVFNHRNRDRIPYADRFSPGEWVSGDAGSDWSYNFFSHGPQGCPGAGLSVFLGQAFLAHVLNGSTPVLRGATLNPQKSLPHSIDLYGISIER